Proteins encoded by one window of Polaribacter haliotis:
- a CDS encoding DUF4097 family beta strand repeat-containing protein: MKSLLLFIGLLLTFNNLTAQKKVIENTKANGIEDVYVNLKFASNIIIKNWNKNEISVEATVNIDDNKHNDYFNFKTDKIGGTYKISSDYGEYFKKYRSYFSHSHKEGEDTKDDEDCCKNQHSNIVNYVIYVPINMELKIKSISGSVEAEKYIGELNLDLISGNITIKKHSKNMHLKTISGDIDIYVSDAKFEAKTLSGSVYSDLDIDFDKNKKRGYGSKIIATINKGTSSLKLNTISGDIFLRKI; the protein is encoded by the coding sequence ATGAAAAGTTTACTCTTATTCATAGGATTGTTATTGACTTTTAACAACCTAACAGCACAAAAAAAAGTAATAGAAAACACCAAAGCAAATGGTATTGAAGACGTTTACGTAAACCTAAAATTTGCGAGCAATATCATTATTAAAAATTGGAATAAAAACGAAATTTCTGTTGAAGCGACTGTAAATATCGATGATAATAAACACAACGATTATTTCAATTTTAAAACAGATAAAATTGGCGGGACTTATAAAATAAGTTCAGATTATGGTGAGTATTTCAAAAAATACAGAAGTTATTTTTCTCATTCCCACAAAGAAGGAGAAGATACTAAAGATGATGAAGATTGTTGTAAAAACCAACATTCTAACATTGTAAATTATGTGATTTACGTTCCAATAAACATGGAATTAAAAATAAAAAGTATTTCTGGAAGTGTAGAAGCAGAAAAGTATATTGGCGAGTTGAATTTAGATTTAATAAGTGGAAATATTACCATTAAAAAACACTCTAAAAACATGCATCTAAAAACAATAAGTGGAGACATAGATATTTATGTTTCTGACGCAAAATTCGAAGCAAAAACCTTATCAGGTTCTGTATATTCTGATTTAGATATCGATTTTGATAAAAACAAAAAAAGAGGTTATGGCTCTAAAATTATAGCAACTATTAACAAAGGAACTTCTTCTTTAAAACTAAACACCATTAGTGGAGATATTTTTCTTCGAAAGATTTAA
- a CDS encoding DUF4097 family beta strand repeat-containing protein: MKKILILLLFVTSILSAQEKEFKYSLSGIKKVVLASGTKIVLTAENTSELVLTDNKKVRNNHSGHEDHQKEKAEKRKGLTAVYPNGKDNSDGFGFSITKEGSVLYVTDLKSMYQRNGINLTLPKTMNISVNAGNLGSVSLEGFTGEVEVATNVGKIEMKNVTGPITANTSVGKIDIDFDKVSQTSPITISSSVSEIDVAIPANTKADLELRTQGTVYTNFDFDTPKKKGLPNVSGNKSINSKLNNGGVKIYIKSSMGNIYLRKK, encoded by the coding sequence ATGAAAAAAATATTAATCCTATTATTATTTGTTACAAGTATTTTATCTGCACAGGAAAAGGAATTTAAATACTCTTTGTCTGGCATTAAAAAAGTCGTTTTAGCAAGTGGAACAAAAATTGTTTTAACGGCTGAAAATACATCAGAATTGGTACTTACAGATAATAAAAAAGTACGCAACAATCATTCTGGGCATGAAGATCATCAAAAAGAAAAAGCAGAAAAAAGAAAAGGCTTAACAGCTGTATATCCAAATGGAAAAGACAATTCAGATGGTTTTGGATTTTCTATTACAAAAGAAGGTTCAGTTTTATATGTTACCGATTTAAAATCAATGTATCAAAGAAATGGCATCAACTTAACATTACCAAAAACCATGAATATTTCTGTAAATGCGGGTAATTTAGGCTCTGTTTCCTTAGAAGGTTTTACTGGCGAAGTAGAAGTTGCAACCAATGTTGGCAAGATAGAAATGAAAAACGTAACTGGCCCAATTACTGCAAATACAAGTGTTGGTAAAATTGATATCGATTTCGATAAAGTAAGCCAAACATCTCCAATAACAATTAGTTCTTCTGTTTCGGAAATTGATGTGGCAATTCCAGCAAACACAAAAGCAGATTTAGAATTAAGAACCCAAGGAACTGTGTACACGAATTTCGATTTCGATACTCCAAAAAAGAAAGGTTTGCCAAATGTTAGTGGTAACAAAAGTATTAACAGCAAACTGAATAATGGTGGTGTAAAAATCTACATTAAATCTTCTATGGGTAATATTTACTTGAGAAAAAAGTAA
- a CDS encoding HEAT repeat domain-containing protein, giving the protein MKCTDIQHKFTGFLNKSLSEVANSEVKEHLKSCTNCNKELEEMKSFLAVLDSQEMETPSANLRDNFNKMLAQEIETATPKVIQLKPQQDWISYLKVAASIVIIIGAFLFGKHQSNITQIASVKNENQKQVLALLENSSASKRILGVSDAEEFTKKDTKIIEALINRLFFDKNANVRLAAAETLSKFSSEIIVRDALIKSLETDENSSVQIELIQILAKIQEKRAIESMQKLLKNEETPLYVKQQVELNLPSLL; this is encoded by the coding sequence ATGAAATGTACCGACATTCAACATAAATTTACAGGGTTTTTAAACAAATCTTTATCAGAAGTTGCAAATTCTGAAGTAAAAGAGCATTTAAAATCTTGTACAAATTGTAACAAAGAATTAGAAGAAATGAAATCTTTTTTAGCAGTTCTAGACAGCCAAGAAATGGAAACCCCTTCTGCTAATTTGCGTGACAATTTTAATAAGATGTTAGCTCAAGAAATAGAAACTGCAACACCAAAAGTAATTCAATTAAAACCACAACAAGATTGGATATCATACCTAAAAGTTGCTGCGAGTATTGTAATTATTATTGGCGCATTTCTTTTTGGAAAACATCAATCTAACATCACCCAAATTGCAAGTGTAAAAAATGAAAACCAAAAACAAGTTTTGGCTTTATTAGAAAACAGTTCTGCAAGCAAGAGAATTCTAGGAGTCTCAGATGCAGAAGAATTTACTAAAAAAGACACCAAAATTATTGAAGCTTTAATTAATAGATTATTTTTTGATAAAAATGCAAATGTACGTTTAGCTGCAGCAGAAACGTTGTCTAAATTTTCGTCAGAAATTATTGTAAGAGATGCTTTAATAAAATCTCTAGAAACCGATGAAAACTCTTCTGTACAAATAGAGTTGATTCAAATTTTAGCAAAAATTCAAGAAAAAAGAGCGATTGAATCTATGCAAAAATTATTAAAAAACGAGGAAACTCCTCTATATGTAAAACAACAAGTCGAACTAAATTTACCAAGTTTATTATAA
- a CDS encoding RNA polymerase sigma factor: MKHLTDEEIMLEIADGKLDLLTILFDRYHVRIYNFFNKMVHNKMVSEDLTQDVFLKVIKYKASYKNGNFAAWIFTIARNIFSTYYQKTKKERTNEIDDDLLGSNETAVSESKQEELDHLQRALLKLKSSERELIVMHRFQEIKYDQIAQIIGSSENAVKVKTHRALKKLKEIYFQI; this comes from the coding sequence TTGAAACATTTAACTGACGAGGAAATAATGTTAGAGATTGCAGATGGCAAATTAGATTTGTTAACCATTCTATTTGATAGATATCATGTACGTATATATAATTTTTTTAATAAAATGGTACATAATAAAATGGTAAGTGAAGATTTAACACAAGATGTTTTTTTAAAAGTAATTAAATACAAAGCATCTTATAAAAACGGAAATTTTGCAGCTTGGATTTTTACAATTGCAAGAAACATTTTTTCCACATATTACCAAAAAACAAAAAAAGAAAGAACAAATGAAATTGATGACGATTTATTAGGTTCTAACGAAACAGCAGTTTCCGAAAGTAAACAAGAAGAATTAGACCATTTACAAAGAGCTTTGTTAAAGTTAAAAAGTTCCGAAAGAGAATTAATTGTAATGCATCGTTTTCAGGAAATAAAATACGATCAAATTGCCCAGATTATTGGCAGTAGCGAAAATGCTGTAAAAGTGAAAACACACAGAGCATTAAAAAAATTAAAAGAAATATATTTTCAAATATAA
- the mscL gene encoding large conductance mechanosensitive channel protein MscL yields the protein MLKEFKEFITGGNVIEFAVAVIMAGAIGAVVKGFVSNIVMPIVGMFTGGVSLADKKYVLSEAVVDAAGKVATPENAILYGAWIDTIINLIIVGFVMFMMIKAYNKMKKKEEAAPEAPKGPSQEDLLAEIRDLLAKK from the coding sequence ATGTTAAAAGAATTTAAAGAATTTATTACTGGTGGGAATGTAATTGAATTCGCAGTTGCAGTAATTATGGCTGGCGCAATTGGCGCAGTTGTTAAAGGTTTTGTTAGTAATATTGTTATGCCTATTGTTGGTATGTTTACAGGTGGTGTTAGTTTAGCAGATAAAAAATATGTTTTATCTGAAGCAGTTGTAGATGCCGCTGGAAAAGTAGCAACTCCAGAAAATGCAATTTTATATGGTGCTTGGATTGATACAATTATCAATTTAATTATTGTTGGTTTTGTTATGTTTATGATGATAAAAGCATACAATAAAATGAAAAAGAAAGAAGAAGCAGCTCCTGAAGCTCCAAAAGGACCAAGTCAAGAAGATTTATTAGCTGAAATTAGAGATTTATTAGCTAAAAAATAA
- the alr gene encoding alanine racemase: MNNHVTVLEIDGNALDHNLNYFKNKLQPETKVLAVVKAFGYGSDGVQVAQYLEDKVNYFAVAYAHEGIALREAGVKTPILVLHPHIQNLQDIVDYRLEPNLYNFQIFDAFLKLADDAPLMNYPIHIKFNTGLNRLGFWHTDIPKIISDLKETNHVKVQSLFSHLAASEDLEEQDFTINQINNFAYIAQEFYKHLGYEPMLHILNTSGVVNYAKAQFDMVRIGIGLYGFGNDEKETSQLKNTHNLKSIISQIHIIKLGESVGYNRAFVAKRPTKTATIPIGHADGLSRKLGNKKGYVLINNQKAPIIGNVCMDMIMVNVSKIDCKEGDEVVLFNHQNMIQHIANVSETIVYETLTAISQRVKKVLKK, from the coding sequence ATGAATAATCACGTTACAGTTTTAGAAATTGATGGAAATGCTTTAGACCATAACCTAAATTATTTCAAAAATAAATTACAACCAGAAACCAAAGTTTTAGCAGTTGTAAAAGCTTTTGGTTATGGAAGTGATGGCGTGCAAGTTGCCCAATATTTAGAAGATAAAGTAAATTATTTTGCGGTTGCTTATGCTCATGAAGGAATTGCACTTCGTGAAGCAGGTGTTAAAACTCCTATTTTAGTTTTACATCCTCATATTCAAAATTTACAAGACATTGTAGATTATAGATTGGAACCTAATTTATATAATTTTCAAATATTTGATGCTTTTTTAAAATTAGCAGACGATGCTCCTTTAATGAATTATCCTATTCATATAAAATTTAATACAGGTTTAAATAGATTAGGTTTTTGGCATACAGATATTCCAAAAATCATCTCTGATTTAAAAGAAACAAATCACGTAAAAGTACAATCTTTATTTTCTCATTTAGCCGCAAGTGAAGATTTAGAAGAACAAGATTTTACCATCAACCAGATTAATAATTTTGCTTACATAGCACAAGAGTTTTATAAACATTTAGGTTATGAACCTATGTTGCATATTTTAAATACTTCTGGAGTAGTTAATTATGCAAAAGCTCAATTTGATATGGTTAGAATTGGAATTGGTTTGTATGGTTTTGGAAATGACGAAAAAGAAACTTCTCAACTTAAGAATACACACAATTTAAAATCTATTATTTCTCAAATTCATATAATTAAATTAGGCGAAAGTGTAGGTTATAATAGAGCTTTCGTTGCAAAAAGACCTACAAAAACGGCAACAATTCCTATTGGTCATGCAGATGGTTTGTCTAGAAAATTGGGGAATAAAAAAGGGTATGTTTTAATCAATAACCAAAAAGCACCTATAATTGGAAATGTTTGTATGGACATGATTATGGTAAACGTTTCTAAAATAGATTGTAAAGAAGGAGATGAAGTTGTTCTTTTTAATCACCAGAATATGATACAGCATATTGCAAATGTTTCTGAAACAATTGTCTACGAAACTTTAACTGCAATTTCGCAAAGAGTTAAAAAAGTGTTAAAAAAATAA
- a CDS encoding thymidine kinase has translation MFLENTVNHTEQFGWIEVICGSMFSGKTEELIRRLKRAQFAKQRVEIFKPAVDTRYDEEEVVSHNDNRIRSTPVPVSSNIRLLATDVDVVGIDEAQFFDDEIVAVCNDLANRGVRVIVAGLDMDFKGNPFGPMPALMATAEYVTKVHAVCTHTGNLAHYSFRKAQNDKIVMLGEMQEYEPLSRAAYYKALKKQKEEIVSKKENSTDE, from the coding sequence ATGTTTCTTGAAAATACAGTAAATCACACAGAACAATTTGGTTGGATAGAAGTAATTTGTGGTTCTATGTTTTCTGGTAAAACAGAAGAATTAATTAGGCGTTTAAAACGTGCACAATTTGCAAAACAGCGCGTAGAAATCTTTAAACCTGCTGTAGATACACGTTATGATGAGGAGGAAGTTGTATCTCATAATGACAATAGAATTCGATCAACACCTGTTCCTGTTTCTTCTAATATTAGACTTTTAGCTACAGATGTAGATGTTGTTGGTATAGATGAAGCCCAGTTTTTTGATGATGAAATTGTAGCAGTTTGTAACGACTTGGCAAATAGAGGCGTTCGTGTAATTGTTGCTGGTTTAGATATGGATTTTAAAGGAAATCCTTTTGGACCAATGCCAGCTTTAATGGCAACTGCAGAATACGTCACCAAAGTACATGCAGTTTGTACACACACAGGAAATTTAGCGCATTATAGTTTTAGAAAAGCCCAAAATGATAAGATTGTAATGTTGGGTGAAATGCAAGAATATGAGCCTTTAAGTAGAGCTGCATACTATAAAGCGTTAAAAAAACAAAAGGAAGAAATTGTCTCTAAAAAAGAAAATTCTACAGATGAATAA
- a CDS encoding glycosyltransferase family 4 protein, giving the protein MKPVLIHTHFHKRRTGVTRSIENVFPFFSDEYEAYIYGNTAKGKNISFTELKKILFSKREVVVHCHRNNEIIRMLIFRALGAKFKLIATRHAESKPSNLTLKLLKSADKVVTLIKSMSDNLGIKNTIVGHGVNVSEFIPKENVSLDNIQQENIILCAGRVRKAKGQVVLLEASKILKEHKNWALVIVGKVDKPDFLSELKAIAKKHSVENQVYFIDETSDIVSYYQASKIVVVPSFSEGFSLVTAEAMSCGCSVIATKNVGVHSQLIQDKKDGYLFEAGNIAELETILQQKIRAELPLLGNEARETILKNWSAKKEAENLMEVYKS; this is encoded by the coding sequence TTGAAACCTGTTTTAATTCATACACATTTTCACAAACGCAGAACTGGAGTTACCAGAAGTATCGAAAATGTTTTTCCTTTTTTTTCTGATGAATATGAGGCTTATATTTATGGAAATACTGCAAAAGGCAAAAATATTTCTTTTACGGAATTAAAGAAAATATTGTTTTCAAAGAGAGAAGTTGTGGTGCATTGTCATAGAAATAACGAAATTATTCGAATGCTTATTTTCAGGGCTTTGGGTGCAAAATTTAAGTTGATTGCTACACGTCATGCAGAATCTAAACCATCTAATCTTACTCTAAAATTATTAAAAAGTGCAGACAAAGTTGTTACGCTTATAAAATCGATGAGCGATAATTTAGGTATTAAAAACACTATTGTTGGTCATGGAGTAAATGTTTCTGAATTTATTCCGAAGGAAAACGTTTCGTTAGATAATATTCAACAAGAAAATATCATTTTGTGCGCAGGAAGAGTTAGAAAAGCAAAAGGACAAGTTGTTTTATTAGAAGCTTCCAAAATTTTAAAAGAACACAAAAATTGGGCATTGGTAATTGTTGGTAAAGTTGATAAACCAGATTTTTTATCAGAATTAAAAGCAATTGCAAAAAAACATTCCGTAGAAAATCAAGTTTATTTTATTGATGAAACTTCGGATATTGTTTCTTATTATCAGGCATCAAAAATTGTGGTTGTACCCAGTTTTTCTGAAGGATTTTCTTTAGTTACAGCAGAAGCCATGTCTTGTGGATGTTCTGTAATTGCTACTAAAAATGTAGGTGTGCATTCCCAATTAATTCAAGATAAAAAAGATGGTTATTTATTTGAAGCTGGAAATATAGCTGAATTAGAAACTATTTTGCAACAAAAAATAAGAGCAGAATTACCACTTTTAGGAAACGAAGCAAGAGAAACGATTCTTAAAAATTGGAGTGCTAAAAAAGAGGCAGAAAATTTAATGGAGGTTTATAAAAGTTAA